The DNA segment TCAGAACCGGAAAAAGATAAAGGACGTCCACATCGAAGGCCAGAAAGATCAGGGCAAAAAGATAATAGGAGGCCCCGAACTGCATCCAGGCCGTCCGGATAGGGGGCATGCCGCTTTCATACGTCGCCAGCCTTTTTGCCCCGAAGATGCGTGGTCCGAGAACGAAATTGATAATCACCATAGTCAGGGGTAATATGAGGCCGACAACAAAGAAAATAAAGACAAACAGGAATTCACCGAGGCCGGCTTGTAACATTTGGGAAAACACTGACTGATAACTCCTTAGGTCCACATAAAATAGGGTGGTTCACGCTTGTTAAAATTGTCACGCTCCTATTACCTTTTGGAGCGCTTCTTGTCAAGAAAAAAAATGAAAAAAAACCATCAAAGAAGACCGCCCTTTGAGAGCCAGGCCTTGGCCTGGGCGATATCTTTAAAAATTTGTGTTTTTAAGGTTTCCGCCCCGGAGAAGGTCCTTTCGCCCCGGAGCCGCTTTAGAAAAAAAAGCTTAATAGCCTTTCCATAGAGATCTCCTTCAAAATCAAAAAGATAGGTCTCAACGGAGATGTTTTTGCCTGCAAAGGTGGGATTAAACCCCACGTTGGTTACTCCGAAAAAAGGCTTTTCCAGGCCTTCCACCCGGGCTACATAG comes from the Deltaproteobacteria bacterium genome and includes:
- a CDS encoding NADH-quinone oxidoreductase subunit A, yielding MLQAGLGEFLFVFIFFVVGLILPLTMVIINFVLGPRIFGAKRLATYESGMPPIRTAWMQFGASYYLFALIFLAFDVDVLYLFPVLMAYQKGTGFSELIEFFIFLFLISLTIVYAWRKGVFKWK